One region of Vespula vulgaris chromosome 9, iyVesVulg1.1, whole genome shotgun sequence genomic DNA includes:
- the LOC127066402 gene encoding disintegrin and metalloproteinase domain-containing protein 9 isoform X9, with protein sequence MFWVHCGLFVLVIAVPGFISSADSTSKRDTDYTLDDSYWNEETQPGEVERLLREYRQNQELVRNIGANYYQIIYPVQLRHHEKMGISTREVGVSKFPQRGYGEGGYQNSRGRLRIGRHFHRTSLLIKAFNHKFRLDLELNTQLLAPNLIQKDFLVNGAEQSSKQEIEHCYYHGTVRDYPGATAAFHTCNGVSGVIHLGNETFVIHPFYGGDLSQKHPHVIFEARTKADKGCANLGNLEWRTKNRRQKHVLWLSESTSDRYKRDVREATKYIETAIIIDKAMFDKRNGSTRAEVVHDAIQVANIADLYFRTLNTRVSVVYIETWQGGNQAEINKDMDIGEALLKFSDYMFRRVYNVAQDTTQLLTGETFSGGESGVAVPQTVCSQKSIGISVDLNTYEPHLLAGTMAHMIGHNIGMHHDDGRNECSCYDWHGCIMAQSIVGLQNVQPYKFSECSKKDYIETLKSGAGICLFNKPNELEVRRTCGNRVIDDGEQCDCGTLEECHELDPCCDPITCKLTSEAECASGPCCNNCKLRARGVICRESTNECDLPEVCSGETGQCPADVYKKNGNPCSNNAGYCFNGVCPALNLQCEQVWGYSGIAADKQCFEQFNSKGSINGHCGTDASGHFVKCESDNVRCGSLQCQQGYKQPVIDGMDQLYSVTIITMKGQEYECKYVLRKIDEIKNSMNNVFLLLRSTTGKVEGSEMPSWGLVRDGTSCGDNLICVNQTCTSLFLHINQDKCPSNHNNNECSGNGVCTNTNKCYCNPGWSGTDCSIQQDIPTIVPAAPTTEPSDEGSSTPNMGKKETPYENYHGSNTVFLVGMLMSVVGGVFIVFALMALCYRKSTIQKYDQPYSKKPPQKSYTGVSSNHHPEEAVLDRVNKILAFERMPQYSRGEPQRVLFRPPNNVAAADGPRLKEHKPQMKRRDVNEEEGGTGAEEVVSFIDVSPNNLTKLPEKGILKKHGGYGRGGISEVERTLNQLNGYHENIIEVLRNAGIRRDPSEAPSGSGNLLDNEAIRKSLVDCYPDSYCKDTDEHDHMDNMDNQDDEDVDVGLQPCGTIRIRTLEDIIKQLERHSVRHMSPSGSEEIRMSESEGDRHYRLDSSVCSESSQGSRRCSRGRDDDPRLVYGRYCQPSSRSPYGTHQHTRQHTHQMHEEEGIYETADPDRGSNTRGETPDSESDTFIQAQQQLARTSEEGVQHRPPQQPPPPPAPATAAKQLQLQQQQQQQQQQQQQQQQQQQQLQPQQQQQQLQSQQQLQPQPQPQPQPQQQLQQQQQQQQQQQQQHQLPVEQLPIKQRGYYPSPPFNDSSSSSSSVLANDETTRNAQSQAKKLPDVRGIDVNHLPNINKCPLDDNFSLDCNINNGSPKELNTNNTSDNENTALLPPSHFPEYKH encoded by the exons acACCGATTACACGTTAGATGATTCCTATTGGAACGAAGAAACCCAACCTG GTGAGGTCGAACGATTACTGCGAGAGTATCGACAAAACCAAGAGCTAGTACGAAATATCGGCGCCAATTACTATCAGATCATCTATCCAGTACAGTTACGGCATCACGAGAAAATGGGGATATCCACGAGAGAAGTCGGCGTTTCTAAG TTTCCTCAAAGAGGATACGGGGAGGGAGGATATCAAAACTCTAGAGGCAGATTAAGA ATAGGAAGGCACTTTCACCGGACGTCTCTCCTGATCAAGGCCTTTAATCATAAATTTCGCCTAGATTTAGAATTAAATAC GCAACTTTTAGCTCCGAATCTTATACAAAAAGACTTTTTAGTCAACGGTGCGGAACAAAGTTCTAAACAG GAGATAGaacattgttattatcatgGCACCGTCAGAGATTATCCAGGAGCTACCGCCGCTTTTCACACGTGTAACGGTGTCAGTGGTGTCATACATTTAGGCAACGAGACTTTTGTCATTCATCCGTTCTACGGCGGTGATCTGTCG CAGAAACATCCTCACGTTATATTTGAAGCTCGAACAAAAGCGGACAAAGGCTGCGCTAACTTGGGAAATCTTGAGTGGCGTACGAAGAACCGTCGGCAGAAGCATGTTTTGTGGCTATCGGAAAGCACTTCCGATCGGTACAAGAGAGACGTCCGTGAAGCAACCAAATACATCGAAACTGCCATCATTATCGATAAGGCTATG TTTGACAAAAGAAACGGTAGCACCAGAGCCGAGGTTGTTCACGATGCCATCCAAGTTGCAAATATCGCGGATTTG TATTTCCGTACATTAAACACTAGAGTCTCCGTCGTATACATCGAAACCTGGCAAGGTGGTAACCAAGCGGAAATCAATAAAGATATGGATATTGGTGAAGCTTTGCTAAAGTTTAGTGATTATATGTTTCGGAGGGTATACAATGTTGCTCAGGACACCACCCAATTGCTTAC GGGTGAGACTTTCTCAGGTGGAGAATCAGGGGTGGCTGTACCGCAAACTGTGTGCAGCCAAAAATCCATAGGAATCAGCGTCGATTTAAATACTTACGAACCCCATCTTTTAGCTGGTACGATGGCTCACATGATAGGTCATAACATTGGCATGCACCATGACGATGGAC GAAACGAGTGCAGCTGCTACGATTGGCACGGATGTATCATGGCACAATCCATCGTCGGCTTGCAAAACGTTCAACCCTACAAGTTTTCCGAATGTAGTAAAAAAGATTACATAGAAACTTTAAAAAGCGGCGCCGGCATTTGCCTTTTTAATAAACCAAACGAG TTAGAGGTCAGGAGAACATGCGGAAACAGGGTAATAGACGACGGGGAACAATGCGACTGCGGTACACTCGAGGAATGTCACGAACTCGATCCTTGCTGCGATCCGATCACCTGTAAACTCACATCGGAGGCCGAATGCGCTTCCGGACCTTGTTGTAACAATTGCAAG TTACGTGCACGCGGCGTCATTTGCCGCGAATCAACGAACGAGTGCGATCTTCCGGAAGTTTGTTCCGGAGAAACAGGTCAATGTCCAGCGGATGTTTATAAGAAAAACGGGAATCCATGCTCGAATAACGCTGGTTACTGCTTCAACGGTGTCTGCCCGGCTTTGAATCTTCAATGCGAGCAGGTTTGGGGCTACAGCGGTATCGCAGCTGACAAGCAATGCTTCGAACAGTTCAACTCGAAGGGTTCCATCAACGGCCATTGCGGCACCGACGCTTCCGGTCATTTCGTCAAATGCGAGTCGGA TAACGTTCGTTGCGGATCCCTTCAATGTCAACAAGGCTACAAGCAACCTGTTATCGACGGAATGGATCAACTTTATTCTGTTACGATTATAACGATGAAGGGTCAGGAATACGAGTGCAAGTATGTATTGAGAAAGATTGACGAGATCAAAAATTCGATGAATAACGTTTTCCTCTTACTTAGATCGACGACTGGGAAGGTAGAAGGTTCCGAAATGCCAAGTTGGGGATTGGTTCGTGACGGCACGTCTTGCGGTGATAATCTG ATCTGCGTAAATCAAACTTGTACGAGCCTTTTCCTACACATAAATCAAGATAAATGTCCCAGTAATCACAATAACAACGAATGCTCAGGAAATGGC GTATGCACAAATACCAATAAGTGCTATTGTAACCCTGGCTGGAGTGGAACGGACTGTTCCATACAGCAGGACATTCCAACTATAGTACCAGCAGCTCCCACAACCGAACCATCGGATGAAGGTAGCTCAACTCCTAATATGGGGAAGAAAGAGACCCCCTACG AGAACTACCACGGCTCTAACACTGTATTTTTAGTTGGTATGCTCATGTCGGTGGTAGGGGGTGTTTTCATAGTATTTGCTCTGATGGCTCTCTGCTACAG AAAGAGCACCATCCAGAAGTATGATCAACCGTACTCGAAGAAGCCACCACAGAAAAGCTACACCGGGGTTTCGAGCAACCATCACCCAGAAGAAGCGGTACTCGACAGAGTGAACAAGATCCTCGCCTTTGAGAGAATGCCTCAGTACAG CCGCGGCGAGCCCCAGCGCGTGCTGTTTCGGCCCCCGAATAACGTCGCCGCTGCAGACGGGCCAAGACTCAA AGAGCACAAACCGCAGATGAAGAGGCGCGACGTAAACGAGGAGGAAGGAGGTACGGGGGCAGAGGAGGTTGTCTCTTTCATTGATGTCTCACCAAACAATCTGACAAAGTTGCCTGAGAAGGGAATTTTAAAGAAACACGGTGGTTATG GTAGAGGCGGCATCTCCGAAGTTGAACGTACGTTGAATCAATTGAACGGCTATCACGAGAATATAATCGAAGTATTGAGAAACGCTGGTATCCGTCGCGATCCATCGGAGGCTCCATCGGGAAGTGGTAACCTTCTTGACAACGAGGCAATCCGTAAATCATTGGTCGACTGCTATCCCGATTCTTATTGCAAGGATACGGACGAACACGATCACATGGACAACATGGATAATCAGGACGACGAGGATGTGGACGTAGGGTTACAACCATGCGGTACGATACGCATACGTACTCTCGAGGATATCATCAAGCAGCTGGAACGTCATTCGGTTCGACATATGAGCCCGAGCGGCTCCGAAGAGATTAGAATGTCTGAGAGCGAAGGGGATCGTCATTACAGACTCGACTCTTCTGTCTGTAGCGAATCCTCTCAAGG AAGCAGAAGGTGTAGCCGCGGCCGAGACGATGACCCTAGACTCGTCTACGGTAGATATTGTCAGCCATCGTCTCGAAGTCCTTACGGTACTCATCAGCACACTCGTCAACACACTCATCAAATGCACGAGGAGGAGGGTATCTATGAAACTGCCGATCCCGACAGAGGCTCGAATACTAGGGGTGAAACGCCCGATAGTGAAAG TGATACGTTTATTCAAGCTCAACAACAATTAGCCCGGACGAGTGAGGAGGGGGTACAGCACCGACCACCAcaacaaccaccaccacctcccgCGCCAGCCACGGCAGCCAAGCAGTTGCAgttgcagcagcagcagcagcaacaacaacaacaacaacaacaacaacaacaacaacaacaacagttACAAccacagcagcaacagcagcagttACAATCACAGCAGCAGCTGCAGCCGCAACCGCAGCCGCAGCCGCAGCCTCAGCAACAgctgcagcagcagcagcagcagcagcagcagcaacagc
- the LOC127066402 gene encoding disintegrin and metalloproteinase domain-containing protein 9 isoform X7, with protein sequence MFWVHCGLFVLVIAVPGFISSADSTSKRDTDYTLDDSYWNEETQPGEVERLLREYRQNQELVRNIGANYYQIIYPVQLRHHEKMGISTREVGVSKFPQRGYGEGGYQNSRGRLRIGRHFHRTSLLIKAFNHKFRLDLELNTQLLAPNLIQKDFLVNGAEQSSKQEIEHCYYHGTVRDYPGATAAFHTCNGVSGVIHLGNETFVIHPFYGGDLSQKHPHVIFEARTKADKGCANLGNLEWRTKNRRQKHVLWLSESTSDRYKRDVREATKYIETAIIIDKAMFDKRNGSTRAEVVHDAIQVANIADLYFRTLNTRVSVVYIETWQGGNQAEINKDMDIGEALLKFSDYMFRRVYNVAQDTTQLLTGETFSGGESGVAVPQTVCSQKSIGISVDLNTYEPHLLAGTMAHMIGHNIGMHHDDGRNECSCYDWHGCIMAQSIVGLQNVQPYKFSECSKKDYIETLKSGAGICLFNKPNELEVRRTCGNRVIDDGEQCDCGTLEECHELDPCCDPITCKLTSEAECASGPCCNNCKLRARGVICRESTNECDLPEVCSGETGQCPADVYKKNGNPCSNNAGYCFNGVCPALNLQCEQVWGYSGIAADKQCFEQFNSKGSINGHCGTDASGHFVKCESDNVRCGSLQCQQGYKQPVIDGMDQLYSVTIITMKGQEYECKYVLRKIDEIKNSMNNVFLLLRSTTGKVEGSEMPSWGLVRDGTSCGDNLICVNQTCTSLFLHINQDKCPSNHNNNECSGNGVCTNTNKCYCNPGWSGTDCSIQQDIPTIVPAAPTTEPSDEGSSTPNMGKKETPYENYHGSNTVFLVGMLMSVVGGVFIVFALMALCYRRKSTIQKYDQPYSKKPPQKSYTGVSSNHHPEEAVLDRVNKILAFERMPQYSRGEPQRVLFRPPNNVAAADGPRLKEHKPQMKRRDVNEEEGGTGAEEVVSFIDVSPNNLTKLPEKGILKKHGGYGRGGISEVERTLNQLNGYHENIIEVLRNAGIRRDPSEAPSGSGNLLDNEAIRKSLVDCYPDSYCKDTDEHDHMDNMDNQDDEDVDVGLQPCGTIRIRTLEDIIKQLERHSVRHMSPSGSEEIRMSESEGDRHYRLDSSVCSESSQGSRRCSRGRDDDPRLVYGRYCQPSSRSPYGTHQHTRQHTHQMHEEEGIYETADPDRGSNTRGETPDSESDTFIQAQQQLARTSEEGVQHRPPQQPPPPPAPATAAKQLQLQQQQQQQQQQQQQQQQQQQQLQPQQQQQQLQSQQQLQPQPQPQPQPQQQLQQQQQQQQQQQQQHQLPVEQLPIKQRGYYPSPPFNDSSSSSSSVLANDETTRNAQSQAKKLPDVRGIDVNHLPNINKCPLDDNFSLDCNINNGSPKELNTNNTSDNENTALLPPSHFPEYKH encoded by the exons acACCGATTACACGTTAGATGATTCCTATTGGAACGAAGAAACCCAACCTG GTGAGGTCGAACGATTACTGCGAGAGTATCGACAAAACCAAGAGCTAGTACGAAATATCGGCGCCAATTACTATCAGATCATCTATCCAGTACAGTTACGGCATCACGAGAAAATGGGGATATCCACGAGAGAAGTCGGCGTTTCTAAG TTTCCTCAAAGAGGATACGGGGAGGGAGGATATCAAAACTCTAGAGGCAGATTAAGA ATAGGAAGGCACTTTCACCGGACGTCTCTCCTGATCAAGGCCTTTAATCATAAATTTCGCCTAGATTTAGAATTAAATAC GCAACTTTTAGCTCCGAATCTTATACAAAAAGACTTTTTAGTCAACGGTGCGGAACAAAGTTCTAAACAG GAGATAGaacattgttattatcatgGCACCGTCAGAGATTATCCAGGAGCTACCGCCGCTTTTCACACGTGTAACGGTGTCAGTGGTGTCATACATTTAGGCAACGAGACTTTTGTCATTCATCCGTTCTACGGCGGTGATCTGTCG CAGAAACATCCTCACGTTATATTTGAAGCTCGAACAAAAGCGGACAAAGGCTGCGCTAACTTGGGAAATCTTGAGTGGCGTACGAAGAACCGTCGGCAGAAGCATGTTTTGTGGCTATCGGAAAGCACTTCCGATCGGTACAAGAGAGACGTCCGTGAAGCAACCAAATACATCGAAACTGCCATCATTATCGATAAGGCTATG TTTGACAAAAGAAACGGTAGCACCAGAGCCGAGGTTGTTCACGATGCCATCCAAGTTGCAAATATCGCGGATTTG TATTTCCGTACATTAAACACTAGAGTCTCCGTCGTATACATCGAAACCTGGCAAGGTGGTAACCAAGCGGAAATCAATAAAGATATGGATATTGGTGAAGCTTTGCTAAAGTTTAGTGATTATATGTTTCGGAGGGTATACAATGTTGCTCAGGACACCACCCAATTGCTTAC GGGTGAGACTTTCTCAGGTGGAGAATCAGGGGTGGCTGTACCGCAAACTGTGTGCAGCCAAAAATCCATAGGAATCAGCGTCGATTTAAATACTTACGAACCCCATCTTTTAGCTGGTACGATGGCTCACATGATAGGTCATAACATTGGCATGCACCATGACGATGGAC GAAACGAGTGCAGCTGCTACGATTGGCACGGATGTATCATGGCACAATCCATCGTCGGCTTGCAAAACGTTCAACCCTACAAGTTTTCCGAATGTAGTAAAAAAGATTACATAGAAACTTTAAAAAGCGGCGCCGGCATTTGCCTTTTTAATAAACCAAACGAG TTAGAGGTCAGGAGAACATGCGGAAACAGGGTAATAGACGACGGGGAACAATGCGACTGCGGTACACTCGAGGAATGTCACGAACTCGATCCTTGCTGCGATCCGATCACCTGTAAACTCACATCGGAGGCCGAATGCGCTTCCGGACCTTGTTGTAACAATTGCAAG TTACGTGCACGCGGCGTCATTTGCCGCGAATCAACGAACGAGTGCGATCTTCCGGAAGTTTGTTCCGGAGAAACAGGTCAATGTCCAGCGGATGTTTATAAGAAAAACGGGAATCCATGCTCGAATAACGCTGGTTACTGCTTCAACGGTGTCTGCCCGGCTTTGAATCTTCAATGCGAGCAGGTTTGGGGCTACAGCGGTATCGCAGCTGACAAGCAATGCTTCGAACAGTTCAACTCGAAGGGTTCCATCAACGGCCATTGCGGCACCGACGCTTCCGGTCATTTCGTCAAATGCGAGTCGGA TAACGTTCGTTGCGGATCCCTTCAATGTCAACAAGGCTACAAGCAACCTGTTATCGACGGAATGGATCAACTTTATTCTGTTACGATTATAACGATGAAGGGTCAGGAATACGAGTGCAAGTATGTATTGAGAAAGATTGACGAGATCAAAAATTCGATGAATAACGTTTTCCTCTTACTTAGATCGACGACTGGGAAGGTAGAAGGTTCCGAAATGCCAAGTTGGGGATTGGTTCGTGACGGCACGTCTTGCGGTGATAATCTG ATCTGCGTAAATCAAACTTGTACGAGCCTTTTCCTACACATAAATCAAGATAAATGTCCCAGTAATCACAATAACAACGAATGCTCAGGAAATGGC GTATGCACAAATACCAATAAGTGCTATTGTAACCCTGGCTGGAGTGGAACGGACTGTTCCATACAGCAGGACATTCCAACTATAGTACCAGCAGCTCCCACAACCGAACCATCGGATGAAGGTAGCTCAACTCCTAATATGGGGAAGAAAGAGACCCCCTACG AGAACTACCACGGCTCTAACACTGTATTTTTAGTTGGTATGCTCATGTCGGTGGTAGGGGGTGTTTTCATAGTATTTGCTCTGATGGCTCTCTGCTACAG AAGAAAGAGCACCATCCAGAAGTATGATCAACCGTACTCGAAGAAGCCACCACAGAAAAGCTACACCGGGGTTTCGAGCAACCATCACCCAGAAGAAGCGGTACTCGACAGAGTGAACAAGATCCTCGCCTTTGAGAGAATGCCTCAGTACAG CCGCGGCGAGCCCCAGCGCGTGCTGTTTCGGCCCCCGAATAACGTCGCCGCTGCAGACGGGCCAAGACTCAA AGAGCACAAACCGCAGATGAAGAGGCGCGACGTAAACGAGGAGGAAGGAGGTACGGGGGCAGAGGAGGTTGTCTCTTTCATTGATGTCTCACCAAACAATCTGACAAAGTTGCCTGAGAAGGGAATTTTAAAGAAACACGGTGGTTATG GTAGAGGCGGCATCTCCGAAGTTGAACGTACGTTGAATCAATTGAACGGCTATCACGAGAATATAATCGAAGTATTGAGAAACGCTGGTATCCGTCGCGATCCATCGGAGGCTCCATCGGGAAGTGGTAACCTTCTTGACAACGAGGCAATCCGTAAATCATTGGTCGACTGCTATCCCGATTCTTATTGCAAGGATACGGACGAACACGATCACATGGACAACATGGATAATCAGGACGACGAGGATGTGGACGTAGGGTTACAACCATGCGGTACGATACGCATACGTACTCTCGAGGATATCATCAAGCAGCTGGAACGTCATTCGGTTCGACATATGAGCCCGAGCGGCTCCGAAGAGATTAGAATGTCTGAGAGCGAAGGGGATCGTCATTACAGACTCGACTCTTCTGTCTGTAGCGAATCCTCTCAAGG AAGCAGAAGGTGTAGCCGCGGCCGAGACGATGACCCTAGACTCGTCTACGGTAGATATTGTCAGCCATCGTCTCGAAGTCCTTACGGTACTCATCAGCACACTCGTCAACACACTCATCAAATGCACGAGGAGGAGGGTATCTATGAAACTGCCGATCCCGACAGAGGCTCGAATACTAGGGGTGAAACGCCCGATAGTGAAAG TGATACGTTTATTCAAGCTCAACAACAATTAGCCCGGACGAGTGAGGAGGGGGTACAGCACCGACCACCAcaacaaccaccaccacctcccgCGCCAGCCACGGCAGCCAAGCAGTTGCAgttgcagcagcagcagcagcaacaacaacaacaacaacaacaacaacaacaacaacaacaacagttACAAccacagcagcaacagcagcagttACAATCACAGCAGCAGCTGCAGCCGCAACCGCAGCCGCAGCCGCAGCCTCAGCAACAgctgcagcagcagcagcagcagcagcagcagcaacagc